TTTAACTCCTCTTGAGAACCAATCACATCAAACCAGCCGCAGGTGCATTTATAAATCGGCAGCGCCAACCCCCAATACCGTTTTTTGGAAATGCACCAGTCAGACATATTTCTTAGCCAGTCCAGTTCACGCTCGAGTCCGAATTCGGGAATCCAGCGCACCTGTTTAGCCGAGTTCATTATCTCCTCCCGCAGGGGATCCATTGCAATGAACCACTCGTCAACTAGGCGGAACACCAGTTCCTCACCGCAGCGCCAGCAGACCGGATAGCGGTGGGTATAGTTTTCAACCTTGAAAAGGAGCCCTTTTGCTTGGAGATTTTCAAAAATTGGCTGGGTCACCGCTGCTGTACTTTTTCCAGTTAGCCAGTCAAACCCCTCCTTAAAGGTCCCATCCTCCAAGAGTGGGGCGATGACCGCGAGCCCTTTTTCCTTGCCGAGGATAAAGTCCTCTTTACCGCAGCCAGGGGCGATATGGACAATCCCGGTTCCTTCGCTGGCACTCACATCCTTCCAAGAGACAACCCGGTGTTCCACACCATTCTGAACCGGCAGTTCGTCAAACGGCCCTTGATATTTCAAACCGACAAGTTCACTACCAGGAAACTCATTTATAATCTCCACATTCGGTCCTAACACCTTTAGCAAATCTTTGGCAAGGATATATACTTCACCGTCACCCTTTTTTGCCCGGATATAGGTCAAGTCTGGATGGACGGCGGCACCGGTATTGGCGGTGAGCGTCCAGGGTGTTGTTGTCCAGACCAGGAGATACTCACCTTTTTTACCAATAACTGGGAAGCGGACAAAGACAGCAGGATGAGTGAGTTCGCGATAACCTTCAGTGGCAATCTCCATATCTGAAATCGCGGTGCCGCAGCGGGCACACCAGGGCATAACATCTGTGCCTTCATAGATTAGACCGCGTTCATGGCACTTCTTAAGGAAATACCAGATGGAGTAGTTGTTTTCCTCGGACATGGTGTAATAGGAGTTGTCCCAGTCCATCCACTGTCCAATCAGAATTGATTGCTCGGTCTGGACTTTTGAGAATCTCAGGACCCGTTCTTTACACAGTTCCACAAACCTGTCGATGCCAAACCTCTCAATATCCCTCTTAGAACGGAACCCCAACTCCTTTTCCACCTCCACCTCTACCCAAAGACCCTGGCAGTCGAACCCATTCTGAAAACGCTGGTCAAATCCGAGCATCGCCTTGTAGCGCTGGAACAGGTCTTTATATGTTCTCCCCCAGGCATGATGAACACCCATCGGACCATTGGCAGTTATCGGTCCGTCAAGGAATCGAAACTTGGGTCCACCGCGATTGCGTTCCATTAAACGATAAAAGTGCCTTCCCTCTTTCCAGAATGAAAGTATCCGCCGATGGATATCCTGGTAGTCAGGCTGAGGTGGGACTGGTTTAAATATCATTGCGCTCATCTTTTAAAAACCGGCTATCTTGCTCTACCAGAATTTCTTATGTCACCTTGAAACATTGGCCAGGAGGATGGTGCTGGTCCGCCCTTGCCCACAATGCAGAAGGCGCTGGTGCCATCACCGATATAGATAAGTCCAGAGTTGTCAATCTTAGGGGCGGAGATAAAATCCCCTGGGGAGCCAAGCCTCAGTCCGGTTGCCCAGCGTCGGGAGCCGTCACTGTTAACCGCATAAAGTGAATCCACCTCTCCGGTGGTCCCTGAGGAGATTACGAGGAAGTAGATGATACCTTCACTGGATACTGCCGGCATAGACAGGTCTTCGCTCTGGAGAGGCGGAATAAAATCCCATTTTACCCCACCATTTTGCGGGTCAAGCGCAAGGAGGGCGGAAACGACAGTTAGATAAATGGTGCCATCACCTCCGATAACTGGGAATGATGGGGTGCTACCAACATTCGTCTCCCAGTTAAGGCTGCCATCGGTGAGATTTAGTGATACAAACCAGCCATCCTCGTCAACTACATAGAGCGCCCCACGGGTAACATCAATTGCCGGAGAAACAGTTACCGTCCCCTTCATGCCATAACGCCATTTAACACCGCCAGACCCAGGGTCAAGGGCAAACAGTGTGTCCTCCTGAGAAACGAAAACCGTCCCATCAGGGCCGATTACCGGCGCCTGGATGCCTCCGCCAGCATAAAAGCCCCATTTTCTCTCTCCTGTTACCGCATCAATTGCAAAGACACTGTCGTCTTCTGTCTGAAGGAAAATTGTGCCGCCACCCAATGCCGCAGGTGTAATAATCCCGGCGCTGAATGTCTTCTGCCATTTGATGGTCCCTGATGGGTTTAAGGCGTAGAACCTGCCGCCTTCGGTTCCTACATAAATCGTGCCGTCCTCACCAATTGTGGGTGCAATCGCAAACTCGTCCTCATCCACATCGATGAACTCCCACCGCCTGGCACCATTGGCTTTCCGGCACAAAAGGGCAGGGATTTCCCCCGAGCCGATGTAAATTTGCCCTTCAGGTCCGATACCAAATGTGTGGGCGGTAAAGTCGGCTGAGTCCTCAGGGTCCTCAGGGTCAGGATAACCAAATTTCCAGAATACTCCACCTTCACCAGGGCTGATGGTAATTGTCAACTCTTGAGACCAACCTGAAACCCTGCCTTTGCGATTTTTTGCCCGAGCCCTGACCTTCATCTCGCCGGTCTGGGTATAGGTATGGGTGTCCACATAGGCAAAACCACCTGCAACCCAGTCCGACCATTCGGTCCTGGTGTTGTCTCCCCAGTCAAACTGGAATGATACTTCGCTCCCTCCGGGGTCGGTGGTGCTGGTGGTGCAGGCAAGAGTAACATCCTTGAAGCCGACAGTAGGTCCTCTTGGTGTCTCCGGAACCAGGGGCGGTTTCGGACAGCCAAGGAGAAAAAAGAGACAGATAAATGTAAATGCCGCTAACCGGCTGGTAATACCAGCGCTATGCTTCATATTTCCTCCTGTTCTAACTTTCATAGTCTAATAGATTACCAACGAACTTGTTCTTGTCAATGGTAACCAGTTTGGAAGTTTAGGACAAGGTGCCTTTGGAGAAAGGCGCGCACTGCCGGTCCAATCTCTTCCCAGGGGTAGTCATGTGCCGGGATGTGCCAAGCCCTTTCCCAGCCCTGCCATTCGCCGTTAACGGCCGAACTTAAAAAGTTAATACCTGCCTTGAGCGCAGCGAAGAAAACCTCCTCAAGTTCGCCGTTGGGCAATGGGTCTTTGCCGTTGTTGTCAAACCGCAAGATGTTTTCATAGTTGCAGACGCCCCGCCAGAAGGGAACCGCAATTTCTATTGCAAAAACCCGCGCGCTCGTTGTGGGGGAAATCAGTTCCATTGTTTTGTCAACGAAGTCGGCGCCATTGGAAAGTCCGATAAGGAGCCATTTGACTTGGGGATTTTTAGCACACAGGGTTTCAAGGTCAGCGGCAAAACGGCGCGCACGGGTTTTATGAATGCCAAGCATTTCGGTTATCATCGCCAACTGAATGTTCAGACTCGGTGGCGACGGAAAATGTGCCGGGGCGCGGCGATGAGGGGAGACAATAGGTTTTATTCCATTGCTGTCCAGATAC
This genomic stretch from candidate division WOR-3 bacterium harbors:
- a CDS encoding PQQ-binding-like beta-propeller repeat protein; its protein translation is MKHSAGITSRLAAFTFICLFFLLGCPKPPLVPETPRGPTVGFKDVTLACTTSTTDPGGSEVSFQFDWGDNTRTEWSDWVAGGFAYVDTHTYTQTGEMKVRARAKNRKGRVSGWSQELTITISPGEGGVFWKFGYPDPEDPEDSADFTAHTFGIGPEGQIYIGSGEIPALLCRKANGARRWEFIDVDEDEFAIAPTIGEDGTIYVGTEGGRFYALNPSGTIKWQKTFSAGIITPAALGGGTIFLQTEDDSVFAIDAVTGERKWGFYAGGGIQAPVIGPDGTVFVSQEDTLFALDPGSGGVKWRYGMKGTVTVSPAIDVTRGALYVVDEDGWFVSLNLTDGSLNWETNVGSTPSFPVIGGDGTIYLTVVSALLALDPQNGGVKWDFIPPLQSEDLSMPAVSSEGIIYFLVISSGTTGEVDSLYAVNSDGSRRWATGLRLGSPGDFISAPKIDNSGLIYIGDGTSAFCIVGKGGPAPSSWPMFQGDIRNSGRAR